One Pseudobacteroides sp. genomic window, CGAGGTTTCTGATGAGATTGTTAAGGACATGTTGGACAAATCTTATTCATTGGTCTTGTCCTCTCTCAGTAAAAAGCTTCAAAAAGAAGTGGTCGGGGGTTAAGTAGGGATACTTTTTAACGCTATTCCAAGCGACAGCAGTTTGTCATAGCGATAAATTGTATCAAAAAGTTAGTTATTAGACAAAAGTAGACTCTGATTTTGATACAATCGAGAACCCTTATTATAAGGGTTTTTCGGCATTTATGGGGTAAAATTGAGTGAGAATTTGGGTGTACTCAGTTGATTGTGATGTAAATATGTGGTAAAAATGCACCCTCTTTATTTGATTTTTAGCATAAAAGGGTGCATACTTTTTGGCGGTTAAGCCTAATGTTAAATCAAAGCTCACACATCATCCTTCCATGGAAACAACACTTCAATAAGAGTCATAATTATTCGCTGATCTTTTATATCTCTTCTACTCAGTCTCTGTGTTATGTAAGGCAAAATGGTAAAATCAGTATTAATAATTTCTGTAGAACCGACTATCTTAAAAAAGTCCTCAAAAGTAATATTAAGTCCATTAAGTATTTTTTCTAAGCTGTCTATACTTATACTTTTTTCTCCACGTTCTATAACTCCTATATATGAAGGGTGGACATTTGATTGAAAGCCAAGTTCTTCTTGACTCCAGTTCTTTGCTTTTCTAAGTTTCCGTATTGTAGCTC contains:
- a CDS encoding helix-turn-helix transcriptional regulator, with the translated sequence MSELIKSIGATIRKLRKAKNWSQEELGFQSNVHPSYIGVIERGEKSISIDSLEKILNGLNITFEDFFKIVGSTEIINTDFTILPYITQRLSRRDIKDQRIIMTLIEVLFPWKDDV